Proteins from a single region of Pseudodesulfovibrio portus:
- the purN gene encoding phosphoribosylglycinamide formyltransferase — protein MPLPIAVLVSGGGSNLQSIIDRVEQGALDVDIRLVVSNKGDAYGLERAKKHNIPHKVLLHTDYATREAFDADMVKAINDAGVDSSGAVVLAGFMRIITPVFLSAFENRVINIHPALLPSFPGAHGQPDAADYGVKISGCTVHFVDEKTDHGPIIIQAAVPALAGETGDELGPRILKLEHRVFPQALQWLAEDRLELDGRFVRLKPAGKRLAEQPLADVEQETRALVWPPLEEGF, from the coding sequence ATGCCGCTGCCCATAGCCGTCCTCGTTTCAGGGGGCGGGTCCAACCTCCAGTCCATCATCGACCGCGTTGAACAGGGTGCCCTGGACGTGGACATCCGGCTCGTCGTGTCCAACAAGGGTGACGCCTACGGCCTGGAGCGGGCCAAAAAGCACAATATCCCGCACAAGGTGCTGCTGCACACCGATTACGCCACCCGCGAGGCGTTCGACGCCGACATGGTCAAGGCCATCAACGACGCGGGCGTGGACAGCTCCGGCGCGGTGGTCCTGGCCGGGTTCATGCGCATCATCACCCCGGTGTTCCTGTCCGCCTTCGAGAACCGGGTGATCAACATCCATCCGGCCCTGCTGCCGAGCTTCCCCGGCGCGCACGGCCAGCCCGACGCCGCCGACTACGGCGTGAAGATTTCCGGCTGCACCGTGCATTTCGTGGATGAAAAGACTGACCACGGCCCGATCATCATCCAGGCCGCCGTACCCGCCCTGGCGGGCGAAACCGGCGATGAGCTGGGACCGCGCATTCTCAAGCTCGAACACCGCGTCTTTCCCCAGGCCCTGCAATGGCTGGCCGAGGACCGTCTGGAACTGGACGGCAGGTTCGTGCGCTTGAAACCGGCTGGCAAGCGGCTGGCCGAGCAGCCTTTGGCAGACGTCGAGCAGGAGACGAGGGCGCTGGTCTGGCCGCCCCTGGAAGAAGGATTTTAG
- the cobA gene encoding uroporphyrinogen-III C-methyltransferase: MANVFLVGAGPGDPGMLTLRAKEIIETCDIMIYDYLANADFLKWCKPECEILYVGKKGGDHTLPQDKINDLIVEKSRSGKIVCRLKGGDPYVFGRGGEEGEELVEAGIDFEVVPGITAGVAAPAYAGIPVTHRDHTTSVCFITGHEDPTKEESGNNWSVYGRSNSTLVFYMGVGNLPMIAKNLMDNGRAPDTPVALVRWGTRCNQTSFVSTLENVAEEARARDWKAPSIIIVGGVCGLHDKLGWFEKKPMLGQGVVVTRAREQASGLVDILRGHGACVHEFPTIRVEPLSDYVDVETAILQLARYQWTVFTSVNGVKFFWQQLKEIGLDSRIFGGMQIAAIGPATADALRERGIEPDFVPEKYVAEHVVKGLLERGIQGADVLIPRAKVAREVLPRELKEAGCNVTVLPVYETKLVQATGDEIVAALDNGDIQYVTFTSSSTVENFFDLVDPDVFRKYPDVKIASIGPVTTETVKRFGFTPAIEPDEYTIPGLVAELVRDAG; encoded by the coding sequence ATGGCAAACGTATTCCTCGTCGGAGCCGGTCCCGGCGATCCGGGCATGCTCACCCTGCGCGCCAAGGAGATCATCGAGACCTGCGACATCATGATCTACGACTATCTGGCCAACGCCGACTTCCTGAAGTGGTGCAAGCCGGAGTGCGAGATTTTGTATGTGGGCAAAAAGGGCGGCGACCATACCCTGCCCCAGGACAAGATCAACGACCTGATCGTGGAGAAGTCCCGGTCCGGCAAGATCGTCTGCCGTCTCAAGGGCGGCGACCCGTACGTTTTCGGGCGCGGCGGGGAAGAGGGCGAGGAGCTTGTGGAAGCGGGCATCGATTTCGAGGTGGTGCCCGGCATCACCGCGGGCGTGGCCGCTCCGGCCTACGCGGGCATCCCGGTCACCCACCGCGACCACACCACCAGCGTCTGCTTCATCACCGGCCACGAGGACCCGACCAAGGAAGAGTCGGGCAACAACTGGTCCGTGTACGGCCGGTCCAACTCCACCCTGGTCTTCTACATGGGCGTGGGCAACCTGCCCATGATCGCCAAAAATCTCATGGACAACGGCCGCGCTCCCGACACCCCGGTGGCCCTGGTGCGCTGGGGCACCCGGTGCAACCAGACGTCCTTTGTGTCCACGCTCGAAAACGTGGCCGAGGAGGCCAGGGCGCGGGACTGGAAGGCCCCGTCCATCATCATCGTGGGCGGCGTGTGCGGTCTGCACGACAAGCTCGGCTGGTTCGAGAAGAAGCCCATGCTCGGCCAGGGCGTGGTCGTGACCCGCGCCCGCGAACAGGCGTCCGGGCTGGTCGACATCCTGCGCGGCCACGGCGCGTGCGTTCACGAGTTTCCGACCATCAGGGTCGAGCCGTTGAGCGACTACGTGGACGTGGAGACCGCCATCCTCCAGCTCGCCCGCTACCAGTGGACCGTGTTCACCTCGGTCAACGGCGTGAAGTTCTTCTGGCAGCAGTTAAAAGAGATCGGTCTGGATTCGCGCATCTTCGGCGGCATGCAGATCGCGGCCATCGGCCCGGCAACGGCGGACGCCCTGCGCGAACGCGGCATCGAGCCGGACTTCGTCCCCGAGAAGTACGTGGCCGAGCACGTGGTCAAGGGACTGCTGGAGCGCGGCATCCAGGGCGCGGACGTGCTCATCCCCCGGGCCAAGGTCGCCCGCGAGGTGCTCCCCAGGGAGCTCAAGGAAGCGGGCTGCAACGTCACGGTCCTGCCGGTCTACGAGACCAAGCTGGTCCAGGCCACCGGCGACGAGATAGTGGCCGCGCTTGACAACGGCGACATCCAATACGTGACCTTCACCTCCTCATCCACGGTCGAGAATTTCTTCGACCTGGTGGACCCCGATGTGTTCAGGAAATATCCGGACGTGAAGATCGCGTCCATCGGCCCGGTGACCACCGAGACCGTGAAACGGTTCGGCTTCACCCCGGCCATCGAGCCCGACGAATACACCATCCCCGGCCTGGTGGCCGAACTAGTCAGGGACGCGGGTTAG
- a CDS encoding valine--tRNA ligase codes for MARKELAKAYEPWDVEEKWENHWEDSKTFSPDPDGPGESYSIVIPPPNVTGVLHMGHALNLTLQDILCRFNRQQGKNVLWVPGTDHAGIATQNVVERQLKEEGLTRHDLGREKFIERVWEWKQEKGDHILSQIRRMGASVDWTRECFTFDDQRAKAVRKVFVELFEQGLIYKGDYIINWCNRCHTALADDEVEHEPKPGKLHHIKYKLADGSGDLTVATTRPETMLGDTAIAVNPEDDRFNHLIGKTAILPIVGRELPIIGDTYVDIEFGTGCLKVTPAHDMNDWELGRKHGLEVLSVLDEDGILNENAPEKYRGMTTEEARKVILEELDELGQLVSIEDHDHKVGVCYRCKSVIEPHVSTQWFVSMKPLAEKARAAVPADTQIFPEHWTKTYYQWLDEIRDWCISRQIWWGHRIPAWTCEECGELIVAMDDPTECTKCGSAKIERDEDVLDTWFSSALWPFSTLGWPDDTRELAKYYPTSCLVTGFDILFFWVARMMMMGLQFKAQVPFNHVYIHALVRDEKGKKMSKSTGNVIDPLDMIKKYGADALRFTLTSFAAMGRDIKLSEQRIEGYKHFMNKIWNATRFAMMNLPDEIPAVDFTQAAGLADQWILHRLEEVKASIAQATEEYRFNEIAQTLYKFIWSEFCDWYLEMVKPALYGEDEEAKARTQAVLWTVLSETMVLLHPVTPFITQEIWNVLPRPAGDDRSEDIATLEFPALRPACLNDKAVRDMELFMGVVSGTRNIRTELLIEPAKKLDLLIKTVSDEDKAVLEANMDLIKSLARIENITIGPDVTAPKASGAAVVQGNELSVPLTGVVDFESELARLDKNLAKLEKTMKGVSGKLKNPGFVNNAPEAVVEGEKKKLAEMEEEKTKLTQLKARLESVMG; via the coding sequence ATGGCTCGAAAGGAACTGGCCAAGGCGTATGAGCCCTGGGATGTCGAAGAAAAATGGGAAAATCACTGGGAAGACAGCAAGACCTTCAGCCCTGATCCCGACGGCCCGGGCGAGTCCTACTCCATCGTCATCCCGCCGCCCAACGTCACCGGCGTCCTGCACATGGGCCACGCCCTGAACCTGACGCTCCAGGACATCCTCTGCCGCTTCAACCGCCAGCAGGGCAAGAACGTCCTGTGGGTGCCGGGCACCGACCACGCGGGCATCGCCACCCAGAACGTGGTCGAGCGTCAGCTCAAGGAAGAGGGCCTCACCCGTCACGACCTGGGCCGCGAGAAGTTCATCGAGCGCGTCTGGGAGTGGAAGCAGGAGAAGGGCGACCACATCCTGAGCCAGATCCGGCGCATGGGCGCATCCGTGGACTGGACCCGCGAGTGCTTCACCTTTGACGACCAGCGGGCCAAGGCCGTGCGCAAGGTCTTTGTCGAGCTCTTCGAGCAGGGGCTGATCTACAAGGGCGACTACATCATCAACTGGTGCAACCGCTGCCACACCGCCCTGGCCGACGACGAGGTCGAGCACGAGCCCAAGCCGGGCAAGCTCCACCACATCAAGTACAAGCTGGCCGACGGCTCCGGCGACCTGACCGTGGCCACCACCCGCCCGGAGACCATGCTCGGCGACACGGCCATTGCCGTGAACCCCGAAGACGACCGGTTCAATCATCTGATCGGCAAGACCGCCATCCTGCCCATCGTGGGCCGCGAGCTGCCCATCATCGGCGACACCTACGTGGACATCGAGTTCGGCACCGGCTGCCTCAAGGTCACGCCCGCCCACGACATGAACGACTGGGAGCTGGGCCGCAAGCACGGCCTCGAGGTCCTGTCCGTGCTGGACGAGGACGGCATCCTCAACGAGAACGCGCCCGAGAAGTACCGGGGCATGACCACCGAAGAGGCCCGCAAAGTTATTTTGGAGGAGCTGGACGAACTCGGCCAGTTGGTGTCCATCGAGGACCACGACCACAAGGTTGGCGTCTGCTACCGGTGCAAGTCCGTGATCGAGCCGCACGTGTCCACCCAGTGGTTCGTGTCCATGAAGCCCCTGGCCGAGAAGGCGCGCGCCGCCGTTCCCGCAGACACCCAGATTTTCCCCGAGCACTGGACCAAGACGTACTACCAGTGGCTGGACGAAATCCGCGACTGGTGCATCTCCCGCCAGATATGGTGGGGCCACCGCATCCCGGCCTGGACCTGCGAGGAGTGCGGCGAGCTGATCGTGGCCATGGACGATCCCACCGAGTGCACCAAGTGCGGCTCCGCCAAAATTGAGCGCGACGAAGACGTCCTTGACACCTGGTTCTCGTCCGCGCTGTGGCCGTTCTCGACCCTGGGCTGGCCCGACGACACCAGGGAGCTGGCCAAGTACTACCCGACCTCCTGCCTGGTGACCGGTTTCGACATCCTGTTCTTCTGGGTGGCCCGCATGATGATGATGGGCCTCCAGTTCAAGGCGCAGGTGCCGTTCAACCACGTCTACATCCACGCCCTGGTCCGCGACGAGAAGGGCAAGAAGATGAGTAAGTCCACGGGCAACGTCATCGACCCCCTGGACATGATCAAGAAGTACGGGGCCGACGCCCTGCGTTTCACCCTGACCAGCTTCGCGGCCATGGGCCGGGACATCAAGCTCTCGGAGCAGCGCATCGAGGGCTACAAGCATTTCATGAACAAAATCTGGAACGCCACCCGGTTCGCCATGATGAATCTGCCGGACGAGATTCCGGCGGTGGACTTCACCCAGGCCGCCGGTCTGGCCGATCAATGGATTCTGCACCGTCTGGAAGAGGTCAAGGCGTCCATTGCCCAGGCCACCGAGGAATACCGGTTCAACGAGATCGCCCAGACGCTCTACAAGTTCATCTGGTCTGAATTCTGCGACTGGTATCTGGAGATGGTCAAGCCCGCCCTGTACGGCGAGGACGAGGAGGCCAAGGCGCGTACCCAGGCCGTGCTCTGGACGGTCCTGTCCGAGACCATGGTCCTGCTCCACCCGGTGACCCCGTTCATCACCCAGGAAATCTGGAACGTGCTGCCGAGGCCCGCCGGGGACGACCGAAGCGAGGACATCGCCACCCTGGAATTCCCGGCCCTGCGCCCGGCCTGCCTGAACGACAAGGCGGTCAGGGACATGGAGCTGTTCATGGGCGTGGTCTCCGGCACCCGGAACATCCGCACCGAACTGCTCATCGAACCGGCCAAGAAGCTCGACCTGCTCATCAAGACGGTCTCGGACGAAGACAAGGCCGTGCTCGAAGCCAACATGGACCTCATCAAGTCCCTGGCCCGCATCGAGAATATCACCATCGGCCCCGACGTGACCGCGCCCAAGGCGTCCGGCGCAGCCGTGGTCCAGGGCAACGAGCTGTCCGTGCCCCTTACCGGCGTGGTGGACTTCGAGTCCGAACTGGCCCGGCTGGACAAGAACCTGGCCAAGCTCGAAAAGACCATGAAGGGCGTTTCCGGCAAGCTCAAGAACCCCGGCTTCGTGAACAACGCCCCCGAGGCCGTGGTGGAAGGCGAAAAGAAGAAGCTCGCCGAGATGGAAGAAGAGAAGACAAAACTCACCCAACTCAAGGCCCGCCTTGAGTCGGTCATGGGATAG
- a CDS encoding bifunctional GNAT family N-acetyltransferase/carbon-nitrogen hydrolase family protein, translating to MKEKKTVKVRPWKEEDIPAIVACQRAAYPDFDEQYDERIYAMQFAAFPEGQVLAEVNGKVVGYATSIIVLLDDSIDWYRYDEITGGGSFSTHTPTGDTLYGADIAVHPDYRGMGVAGKMYVHRKRIMKRYNLSRMIAHGRIMNYNEQAGRVTAREYVELVREGKLKDSALNAHLKAGYRVKGVFLDLLQDDSSLNYSTFLEMPNPDFQPVRRKIAGSPLKRTVRQFRVCAAQYQMRRIASWEDMRQAVEFFVATADAYHSHFLVMPELFTAQMFSTMPPEWDSRRAVLELAGMADRYLDMFRELATTYNLHIIGGSHPILRDGKLYNVAHLFTPTGNVYTQDKLHITPGEREDWGIHPGEGLSVFQTPLGRIAIQVCYDIEFPETSRLLALAGAEAIFVPFSTDEKRAYMRVRCTAQARAIENSIYTVIAANVGNLYGVKTYLLNYGQSAVFSPSDPAFPIPSLNGEADPGVETVVIADLDFASLSQVREFGSVRPLHERRPDMYELRPKAKIKIVRTE from the coding sequence ATGAAAGAGAAAAAGACGGTCAAGGTGCGCCCCTGGAAGGAAGAGGATATCCCCGCCATCGTGGCTTGCCAACGGGCCGCCTATCCCGATTTCGACGAACAGTATGACGAACGTATTTACGCCATGCAGTTCGCTGCGTTTCCCGAGGGCCAGGTGCTGGCCGAGGTGAACGGCAAGGTCGTCGGCTATGCCACGTCCATCATCGTGCTGCTGGACGACTCCATAGACTGGTACCGCTATGACGAGATCACGGGCGGCGGTTCCTTCAGCACGCACACGCCCACGGGCGACACGCTGTACGGGGCCGACATCGCGGTCCATCCCGACTACCGGGGCATGGGCGTGGCCGGGAAGATGTACGTGCACCGCAAGCGGATCATGAAACGGTACAACCTGAGTCGCATGATCGCCCACGGGCGGATCATGAACTACAACGAGCAGGCCGGGCGGGTGACGGCCCGGGAATACGTGGAGCTGGTCCGGGAGGGCAAGCTCAAGGATTCCGCCCTGAACGCCCATCTCAAGGCGGGCTACCGCGTCAAGGGCGTGTTTCTCGACCTGTTGCAGGACGATTCGAGCCTCAATTATTCGACGTTCCTGGAGATGCCCAACCCGGACTTCCAGCCGGTGCGGCGCAAGATCGCGGGCTCTCCCCTGAAGAGGACCGTCCGGCAGTTCCGCGTCTGCGCAGCGCAATACCAGATGCGCAGGATCGCGTCATGGGAGGACATGCGCCAGGCCGTGGAGTTCTTCGTGGCCACCGCCGACGCCTATCACAGTCATTTTTTGGTTATGCCGGAGCTGTTCACGGCCCAGATGTTCAGCACCATGCCGCCCGAGTGGGATTCGCGCCGGGCGGTTCTGGAGCTGGCGGGCATGGCGGACAGGTATCTGGACATGTTCCGCGAGCTGGCCACGACATACAATCTGCATATCATCGGCGGCTCCCACCCGATCCTGCGCGACGGAAAGCTCTACAACGTGGCGCATCTGTTCACGCCCACGGGCAACGTATACACCCAGGACAAGCTGCACATCACGCCCGGCGAGCGGGAGGACTGGGGCATCCATCCCGGCGAAGGGCTGAGCGTGTTTCAGACGCCGCTCGGGCGCATCGCCATCCAGGTCTGCTACGACATCGAGTTCCCGGAGACGTCGCGCCTGCTGGCCCTGGCCGGGGCCGAGGCCATCTTCGTGCCGTTCAGCACGGACGAGAAGCGGGCCTACATGCGGGTGCGGTGCACGGCCCAGGCCCGGGCCATCGAGAATTCCATCTACACGGTCATCGCGGCCAACGTGGGCAATCTGTACGGCGTCAAGACGTACCTGCTCAACTACGGCCAGTCCGCCGTTTTTTCCCCCAGCGACCCCGCCTTCCCCATCCCGTCCCTGAACGGCGAGGCGGACCCCGGCGTGGAGACCGTGGTCATCGCGGATCTCGACTTCGCCAGCCTGTCGCAGGTGCGCGAATTCGGCAGCGTCAGGCCCCTTCACGAGCGGCGGCCCGACATGTACGAACTGAGGCCCAAGGCCAAGATCAAGATCGTCCGTACCGAATAG
- a CDS encoding DUF342 domain-containing protein, producing MADEKPLKENPDAQFRFAMSDDGMKLGVNRYFPATGGRKPSVDLIREQVAEAGVRLPVDEDAARRVVEAIHDGRPFTGIALVRGIPPGEPQHGALIALGDLDYPVFPQDRFARYREPRSARPGETIDGTPIPTKHDFKPEDIQVTVGDNVDWDPTTESYVSRVWGMARLKGGVITVDPIPRITEDEIAVMGTVHHRDFQGNPVTPSKLEKEIRDMGVVIDIDPDRLEARIEQASKTGAPLFDQVIVQGVHPIPGRDGWLEYLVSTREDAGTEDESGRMDFRNRGAHPMVRPGQSIARYHHPTPGEGGIDIYGKTIPAHAGRELHIHLGENVTLLDDGVTYQSKGEGVAVMERNQLSVTSCLEIPGNVDFNSGNVRLEYGSVKIKGSIQAGFSVSAPLHVIVEGSIESSSVRAGGMVSVSGGILMPEGGSVIAGSEVSANYTVNANIQAGGDVTIANEISNSIIRAKGKLVAVSGKGIIHGGHIITGKGVLVNEIGSELGIKTVVQVDIDHPEDESLRAQRAKMTQAIRKIDEALGTDPPEVILMRTPEAKRRAVAEVLTHRRTLARRRRAITDQIHKLIDARQRRLSGVSITARRVIHPGVIVKFGKMGRQFGKQAGPSTLFWDTRNWSIGIK from the coding sequence ATGGCGGACGAAAAACCACTCAAGGAAAACCCTGACGCACAATTTCGGTTTGCCATGTCCGACGACGGCATGAAACTCGGCGTCAACCGGTACTTCCCTGCCACCGGCGGCCGAAAGCCTTCGGTGGACCTCATCCGCGAACAGGTCGCCGAGGCCGGGGTCCGCCTGCCCGTGGACGAGGACGCCGCCCGGCGGGTGGTGGAGGCCATCCACGACGGACGGCCCTTCACCGGCATCGCGCTGGTACGCGGCATCCCGCCGGGAGAGCCGCAGCACGGTGCGCTCATCGCCCTGGGCGACCTGGACTACCCCGTCTTCCCCCAGGACCGGTTCGCCCGCTACCGGGAGCCACGCTCCGCCCGGCCCGGCGAGACCATCGACGGCACGCCCATCCCCACCAAGCACGACTTCAAACCCGAAGACATCCAGGTGACCGTCGGGGACAACGTGGACTGGGACCCGACCACGGAATCCTACGTGTCCCGGGTCTGGGGCATGGCCCGCCTCAAGGGCGGCGTGATCACCGTGGACCCCATCCCGCGCATCACCGAGGACGAAATAGCGGTCATGGGGACCGTCCACCACCGGGATTTCCAGGGCAACCCCGTGACGCCCTCCAAACTGGAAAAGGAAATACGGGACATGGGCGTGGTCATCGACATCGATCCGGACCGCCTTGAGGCCCGGATCGAGCAGGCGTCGAAAACGGGCGCGCCGCTTTTCGACCAGGTCATCGTCCAGGGAGTCCACCCTATCCCCGGCCGGGACGGCTGGCTCGAATATCTGGTCTCCACCCGGGAAGACGCCGGCACCGAAGACGAGAGCGGACGAATGGATTTCCGCAACCGGGGCGCCCACCCCATGGTCAGGCCGGGCCAGTCCATCGCCCGCTACCACCACCCCACCCCCGGCGAGGGCGGCATCGACATCTACGGCAAGACCATCCCGGCCCACGCAGGCAGAGAGCTGCACATCCACCTGGGCGAAAACGTGACCCTCCTCGACGACGGCGTGACCTACCAGTCCAAGGGGGAAGGCGTGGCCGTCATGGAGCGCAACCAGCTCTCGGTCACGTCCTGCCTGGAGATTCCCGGCAACGTGGATTTCAACTCGGGCAACGTCAGGCTGGAGTACGGCTCCGTCAAGATCAAGGGCTCCATCCAGGCGGGGTTCTCGGTGTCCGCGCCCCTGCACGTCATCGTGGAAGGATCCATCGAATCCTCGTCCGTGAGAGCGGGCGGCATGGTGTCGGTGTCCGGCGGCATCCTCATGCCCGAGGGCGGCAGCGTGATCGCCGGAAGCGAGGTCAGCGCCAACTACACCGTCAACGCCAACATCCAGGCGGGCGGCGACGTGACCATCGCCAACGAAATTTCCAACTCCATCATCCGCGCCAAGGGCAAACTCGTGGCGGTATCCGGCAAGGGCATCATCCACGGCGGCCACATCATCACGGGCAAAGGCGTGCTGGTCAACGAGATCGGGTCCGAGCTCGGCATCAAGACCGTTGTCCAGGTGGACATAGACCACCCCGAGGACGAGTCCCTGCGGGCACAGCGGGCCAAGATGACCCAGGCCATCCGCAAGATCGACGAGGCCCTGGGCACCGACCCGCCCGAGGTCATCCTCATGCGCACCCCCGAAGCCAAGCGCCGGGCCGTGGCCGAGGTGCTCACCCACAGACGGACGCTGGCCAGGCGGCGCAGGGCCATCACCGACCAGATCCACAAACTCATCGACGCCCGCCAGCGGAGACTCTCCGGCGTGTCCATCACGGCCAGGCGGGTCATCCACCCCGGCGTCATCGTCAAATTCGGGAAAATGGGCCGCCAGTTCGGCAAGCAGGCCGGGCCGTCCACCCTGTTCTGGGACACCCGCAACTGGAGCATCGGCATCAAATAG
- a CDS encoding BPL-N domain-containing protein produces MSSIHIYWDESHFWGLLVTRALSAWGIPHRLVRGSEIADGALSGKPGPGADGAPKLLIVPGGRAKGKADRLGVRGMDAVCEFVSKGGTYLGFCGGTGLALSGPYGLGLSPWTRQGYKNRLHHFLSGHVEASLDTANPLVPDSMDTALLPVWWPGRFAPVDDDVTVLARYGKPGPDFWVADLELATLPEGTMTDWENLYGIHLRPDFMQGLPCLTANDFGAGRVILSYAHLETPASLQANDWLRHILGQVLGEAMPAAPLPAWDVSARPVVWEDEALLAARAAMEEIIRTGTHHFLLFWRNPWLLGWRRGIPGAGINSLYSLICESLAEKPNNEALAFWRENRDRFRVLMGLLKGGLTGYLLAERLSMTVFHSDSAAVSKEGLNEQRRALFGKPPEPGGIHADLVSLLEELYWRLSLNKQP; encoded by the coding sequence ATGTCAAGCATACATATATATTGGGACGAGTCGCATTTCTGGGGACTTCTGGTCACCCGGGCGCTCTCCGCGTGGGGTATCCCCCACCGGTTGGTGCGAGGGTCAGAAATAGCCGATGGCGCGCTCTCTGGCAAGCCCGGCCCCGGCGCGGACGGGGCCCCGAAACTGCTCATCGTGCCCGGCGGGCGGGCCAAGGGCAAGGCGGACAGGCTGGGCGTCAGGGGCATGGACGCGGTCTGCGAGTTCGTCAGCAAAGGCGGCACCTACCTCGGCTTCTGCGGCGGCACCGGGCTGGCCCTGTCCGGACCCTACGGCCTGGGGCTCTCCCCCTGGACCCGCCAGGGATACAAGAACCGCCTCCACCATTTTCTCTCCGGCCACGTCGAGGCCAGCCTGGACACGGCCAACCCGCTGGTCCCGGACTCCATGGACACGGCCCTGCTCCCGGTCTGGTGGCCGGGACGGTTCGCGCCCGTGGACGACGACGTCACGGTGCTGGCCCGATACGGCAAGCCCGGCCCGGACTTCTGGGTGGCGGACCTCGAACTGGCCACCCTGCCCGAAGGGACCATGACCGACTGGGAGAACCTGTACGGCATCCACCTGCGCCCGGACTTCATGCAGGGGCTGCCCTGCCTGACCGCGAACGACTTCGGCGCGGGCCGCGTCATCCTGAGCTACGCCCACCTGGAAACGCCCGCGTCCCTGCAGGCCAACGACTGGCTCAGGCACATCCTCGGCCAGGTGTTGGGCGAGGCCATGCCCGCCGCCCCGCTCCCGGCCTGGGACGTGTCTGCCCGGCCCGTGGTCTGGGAGGACGAAGCGCTCCTCGCCGCCAGGGCGGCCATGGAGGAGATCATCCGCACCGGCACCCACCACTTCCTCCTGTTCTGGCGCAACCCGTGGCTGCTGGGCTGGCGGCGCGGCATCCCCGGCGCGGGCATCAACTCCCTGTACTCGCTCATCTGCGAATCCCTGGCAGAAAAACCGAACAACGAAGCCCTGGCCTTCTGGAGGGAGAACAGGGACCGGTTCCGGGTGCTCATGGGGCTGCTGAAGGGCGGGCTGACCGGCTACCTGCTGGCCGAACGGCTGTCCATGACCGTGTTCCACTCCGACTCCGCCGCCGTGTCCAAGGAAGGCCTCAATGAACAAAGGAGGGCGCTGTTCGGCAAGCCGCCCGAACCCGGCGGCATCCACGCCGACCTGGTCTCCCTGCTCGAGGAACTCTACTGGCGGCTGTCCCTGAACAAACAACCATAA
- the cobM gene encoding precorrin-4 C(11)-methyltransferase, whose protein sequence is MARVWFIGAGPGDPELLTVKGQRLIAEADLVLYAGSLVPAQVVAGAKEGAKVADSAPLNLDETHALMMETVRKGGMVARVHTGDPALYGAIREQMELLDRDGVDYAVVPGVTAGFAAAAAACRSYTVPEVTQTLIFTRIAGKTPVPENEALRKLATHGSAMCIYLSAGDPEGVQSELLAGGLAGFTLAIMAYRVGWPEEKVVVTDLANLAVTARENDFNRQTVFLILPGQSVEDAGNAKSLLYDENFKHMYRK, encoded by the coding sequence ATGGCACGGGTCTGGTTCATAGGCGCCGGTCCGGGCGATCCGGAACTGCTGACCGTCAAGGGCCAGCGGCTCATCGCCGAGGCTGACTTGGTGCTCTATGCCGGGTCGTTGGTCCCCGCGCAGGTGGTGGCCGGGGCCAAGGAAGGGGCAAAGGTGGCGGACTCCGCACCGCTCAATCTCGACGAAACGCATGCATTGATGATGGAGACCGTGCGCAAGGGCGGCATGGTGGCCCGGGTCCATACCGGCGACCCCGCCCTGTACGGGGCCATCCGCGAGCAGATGGAACTGCTCGACCGCGACGGGGTGGACTACGCGGTGGTGCCCGGCGTGACCGCCGGGTTTGCGGCTGCGGCTGCGGCCTGCCGGTCCTACACCGTGCCCGAGGTCACCCAGACCCTGATTTTCACCCGCATCGCCGGGAAGACGCCGGTCCCGGAGAACGAGGCGTTGCGCAAGCTGGCGACCCACGGCTCGGCCATGTGCATCTACCTGTCGGCGGGCGACCCAGAGGGCGTGCAGTCCGAACTGCTGGCGGGCGGCCTGGCCGGATTCACCCTGGCGATCATGGCCTACCGCGTGGGCTGGCCCGAAGAAAAAGTGGTCGTGACCGACCTCGCCAATCTTGCCGTAACCGCCCGTGAAAACGATTTTAATCGCCAGACTGTATTCCTCATCCTGCCCGGCCAGTCCGTCGAAGACGCAGGAAACGCAAAATCTCTCTTGTACGACGAGAATTTCAAGCATATGTACCGCAAATAG
- a CDS encoding 3'-5' exonuclease: MQLEDVRFVAIDFETADPRRDSACAVGIVVVDQGEIVARDYRLIRPPRKKFNPFCVRVHGIHWSDVCDEPSFGDLWPELEPMFAGADFIVAHNASFDKSVLHTCCKEAGWDAPEQPFLCTVQLARKTWELACNKLPAVCEHLGIELDHHNAASDAEACALIAVNGFRENPGFLGKVK, translated from the coding sequence ATGCAGTTAGAAGACGTACGGTTCGTGGCCATTGATTTCGAGACTGCCGATCCCAGGCGGGACTCGGCTTGCGCGGTGGGCATCGTGGTGGTGGACCAGGGCGAGATCGTGGCCCGGGACTACCGGCTGATCCGGCCGCCGCGCAAGAAGTTCAATCCGTTTTGCGTGCGCGTGCACGGCATCCACTGGTCGGACGTGTGCGACGAGCCCTCCTTCGGGGATTTGTGGCCGGAGCTGGAGCCGATGTTCGCGGGTGCCGATTTCATCGTGGCCCACAATGCGTCCTTTGATAAGTCCGTGCTGCACACCTGCTGCAAGGAGGCGGGCTGGGACGCGCCGGAGCAGCCGTTCCTGTGCACCGTCCAGTTGGCGCGCAAGACCTGGGAGCTGGCCTGCAACAAGCTCCCGGCGGTCTGCGAGCACCTGGGCATCGAACTCGATCACCACAACGCGGCCTCGGACGCCGAGGCGTGCGCGCTCATCGCGGTCAACGGATTCAGGGAAAATCCCGGCTTCCTGGGCAAGGTGAAGTGA